The genomic window AAATGGCTAATTAAAAATAATTTTTTATTAATTTTTAAAAAGAAGGTTATTTTTATTTTTTTTTAAAATATAATCTTCTTTTTTTATTTTACCGTATTTGCGCTTATCATTATTTGTTATGATAGACAGATAAAAGGAATAATAATTATTGTGGTATCTTCTTAATTCTTCTAATAACAGATTCTGTTACATAATCCGGTGTTGATGCCCCACTGGTAACACCTATTTTTTGTATTCCTTTGAACCAGGCTTCTTCTATATTATTCTCACTTTCGATATGATAGGTTTTTACTCCTATTTTTCTACTAATCTGTGCCAAGCGAGCAGTATTTGCACTATTTAAACCACCTACAACTATAATTATATCCACTTTTTTTGCCAGTTCACTAACTGCGCTTTGTCTGAGGGTAGTTGAATTACATATTGTTCTAAAAATTCTTAATTCCTCTACTTTATCTATCATTTTAATTGCAATTTTATTAAAGTCGTTTGTGTTTTTAGTTGTTTGAGAAACTAAAGCAACTTTTTTATTGCCTGCCAACAAAAAATCTTTTATTTCATCAATAGATTGGATAACTGCTGTATTATTAGTATTGTAACTTAATAAACTTTTTATTTCAGGGTGATCCAAATCTCCAAATATTGCAATATGGTAATTTTCTTTCCTCAAAAGTTTTGTAATCTCATGTAATTTTTTTACATAAGGACAAGTTGTATCAATTAGTTTTATATTGCGGCTTTCCGCAATTTTCTTTTCGTGTAGAGAAATACCATGTGCTCTGGATATTAAATATGCATTGTACGGTACCTGGGTAACTTCATTTACTATTTTTACTCCCTTTTCTGTAAATTCTTTAATTACCTGAGGATTATGAATTATTTCTCCAAGCATATATATGCCATTATTTTTTATTTCTTTTATTGCCCTGTCTGCTTTGTTGACAGCCCTTTTTACACCAAAACAAAAGCCCATATTCCTTGCCTTTATAATTTCCAAATTACACACTCTCCTGACTTTTAACATTTTCTAACATCAGGTTAATTACTTCTTCAATACTTTTATCCGATGTATCTACAATAATAGCATCTTCAGGAATTGTTAATGGGGCAAACTTTCTTTTGCTATCTATCTGATCCCTTTTTTTAATTTCTGATTTTACCTCATCTATGGTAACATTAAATCCTTTTTCTTTAAGCTCTTTATATCTTCTATCTGTTCTGGTTTTCTCATTTGCAATCAGGTAAAATTTTAAATCAGCATTTGGTAGAATCACTGATCCAATATCTCTTCCTTCCATTACTATTGATTTATTTTCAGCCAGCAGACGCTGAAGAGGAATCAGATTTTTACGTACTGTAAAATGTCGGGCTACCAGTGACACTTTTTTATCTATATCAGGACTGTGTATTTGTTTTTTAATATAGCTATCTTCTTGAAATATGAACTCTAAATTATCCCTGTTAACTATTAACTCTTCTACAATTTTTTTTGATAAATTATCCATTAATTCCGGGCTATTTACATTTAACTTATTTTTAATTGCACAATAAGTTACATATCGATAAAGATCTCCTGTATTAATATAATTATAACTTATTTTCATAGCCAGTATTCTTGCTATTGTGCTTTTTCCGGAACCTGCAGGTCCATCAATTGTTATAGTTATTCCTTTTTTTTTATATTTCAATTTTTAACCTTTTATATTTCAATTTTCTTTATTTTTTTAATCTCATTCGGAGTAAGATATCTGTATTTTCCTGTTTCTAAATTCTCAATAGTCAAGAATCCTATTTTTATTCTTTTTAATCTTACTACATTAAATCCAATATATGAAAGCATTCTTCTGATTTGCCTTTTTTTACCCTCATGAATTGTTATTTGCAATATAGAATTATCTTTATTTTTTCTAAGAATTATAGATTTGCATGGACTTGTAGTAAAATTCTCTGTAAGCGGTATACCTTTCTCCAGTTGTAATAAATCATTTTGGCTAGGATATCCTTTTATTTTAACCACATAGATTTTTTGAACACTTTTTTTAGGATGAGTCAAATGGTGAATAAGATCTCCATCATTTGTTAAAAAAACAAGCCCTTCTGATAGATAGTCAAGCCGTCCTGCATAATTTACTTTTGTTTTAATGTCCTTTAATAAATCATATATGGTTGGTCTTCCAAAAGGGTCATGTCGTGTACAAAGGTATCCTCTTGGTTTATTTAAAATTATGTAAATATTTTTTTGTTTTTTCTTGATTACTTTATCATTTACTTTTATTATATCAATTGCCGGGTCAATTTTCGTACCAAGTTTTGTCACAACTATGTTGTTTACTTTTATCTGCCCCTGTACAATTAAATCTTCACTTTTTCTTCTTGAATCAATACCGTTATTGGCTAAGTACTTTTGTAATCTTACTTTCATCATCACCAATTCCCAACTGCTCAATAGGAGGTAAATCTGAAATGCTTTTCAACCCAAAATGTAGCAAAAATTTTTCTGTTACTCTGTATAATAATGGATTTCCCGGCATTTTCTTTCTCCCACAAATCTTTATAAAATCATGTTTTAACATATTAAGCAATATACTACTGGAGTTTACTCCTCTTATTTTTTCTATTTCCATACGTGTTGCCGGTTGGTTATATGCAATTATTGCTAAAGTTTCAATAGATGCTTTAGACAATATATATTTTTTTTCATTATTATACAATTTCTTAACCCACTGGGAATAATCCGGTTTAGTAGCAAATGAAAACCCCCTGGCAACCTCTTGAATAAAAAATGGTCGATCATTTTCCAGATATTCACCCTTAAGCTCATCAATTATCAGTTTTATCTCTTTACTTTCTTTACCGGTAATTTCTTTAATTTTCTTTATTGGTATAGGTTTATTTGACAAAAAAAGTAGTACTTCAATTATTCTTTTCCAATTATTTTGTGATTTATTTTCTTCTTTGCTAATTTCCTATCATCCTTTCTATAAAATATAATATCTCCAAAATTTATAGATTGTCTATAATATACTTTACCCTGGCATATTAATTCTAATAAAGCTAAAAATGTCACAATTATTTCTATTTTTGTATAATTATTGGCAATCAATTTATAAAAAGATAATTTTCCATTATTATGTTTAAAGCTATTTTCAATCTCAGCAATTTTTTGGACAATATTGTATTCCCTTTTTTTTATATTGATAGTTTTATATTCTTTTTTTCGAGATAATACAGCTTCAATTGCTAAAATTAAGTCAGAATATTCATTCTGTTTGAATCTTTCTTCTTGCTCTATCTTTGGATCCAGGTACGTTAAAT from Atribacterota bacterium includes these protein-coding regions:
- a CDS encoding 4-hydroxy-3-methylbut-2-enyl diphosphate reductase, whose translation is MEIIKARNMGFCFGVKRAVNKADRAIKEIKNNGIYMLGEIIHNPQVIKEFTEKGVKIVNEVTQVPYNAYLISRAHGISLHEKKIAESRNIKLIDTTCPYVKKLHEITKLLRKENYHIAIFGDLDHPEIKSLLSYNTNNTAVIQSIDEIKDFLLAGNKKVALVSQTTKNTNDFNKIAIKMIDKVEELRIFRTICNSTTLRQSAVSELAKKVDIIIVVGGLNSANTARLAQISRKIGVKTYHIESENNIEEAWFKGIQKIGVTSGASTPDYVTESVIRRIKKIPQ
- the cmk gene encoding (d)CMP kinase, whose protein sequence is MKYKKKGITITIDGPAGSGKSTIARILAMKISYNYINTGDLYRYVTYCAIKNKLNVNSPELMDNLSKKIVEELIVNRDNLEFIFQEDSYIKKQIHSPDIDKKVSLVARHFTVRKNLIPLQRLLAENKSIVMEGRDIGSVILPNADLKFYLIANEKTRTDRRYKELKEKGFNVTIDEVKSEIKKRDQIDSKRKFAPLTIPEDAIIVDTSDKSIEEVINLMLENVKSQESV
- a CDS encoding pseudouridine synthase is translated as MMKVRLQKYLANNGIDSRRKSEDLIVQGQIKVNNIVVTKLGTKIDPAIDIIKVNDKVIKKKQKNIYIILNKPRGYLCTRHDPFGRPTIYDLLKDIKTKVNYAGRLDYLSEGLVFLTNDGDLIHHLTHPKKSVQKIYVVKIKGYPSQNDLLQLEKGIPLTENFTTSPCKSIILRKNKDNSILQITIHEGKKRQIRRMLSYIGFNVVRLKRIKIGFLTIENLETGKYRYLTPNEIKKIKKIEI
- the scpB gene encoding SMC-Scp complex subunit ScpB yields the protein MSNKPIPIKKIKEITGKESKEIKLIIDELKGEYLENDRPFFIQEVARGFSFATKPDYSQWVKKLYNNEKKYILSKASIETLAIIAYNQPATRMEIEKIRGVNSSSILLNMLKHDFIKICGRKKMPGNPLLYRVTEKFLLHFGLKSISDLPPIEQLGIGDDESKITKVLSQ
- a CDS encoding segregation/condensation protein A, which codes for MKKNEVNNVKIEQYGISVEQLFYKAKNNEIDPNEISLLEIIEEYLKYIILTPAKGINIDIVADFLVSISNLILWKSNLLLPVNNDMEDTENDIENSISNEELWVEYQKYHSLVKILEDRENKQKDIYLTYLDPKIEQEERFKQNEYSDLILAIEAVLSRKKEYKTINIKKREYNIVQKIAEIENSFKHNNGKLSFYKLIANNYTKIEIIVTFLALLELICQGKVYYRQSINFGDIIFYRKDDRKLAKKKINHKIIGKE